A region from the Biomphalaria glabrata chromosome 14, xgBioGlab47.1, whole genome shotgun sequence genome encodes:
- the LOC129922929 gene encoding uncharacterized protein LOC129922929, with the protein MSLYATLLNMFLIGLVIISLAMGWIVPITKTYPPDFYVSINPWKDNNTIYMSVSFDCSSLNIPLSKENKWRCAHDSNMSEWRTLCFVFMLILSGIVLIVILLNLLALCLDTFRRFELFVIGYAVPGVLGTTVLILFPTKVSPLSEFTHIVSGYYFLLTSFLSMFALSGLSFTIDPYDYPGF; encoded by the exons ATGAGTCTATACGCTACCTTATTGAACATGTTTTTAATCGGCCTAGTTATCATATCGCTGGCAATGGGGTGGATCGTACCAATTACCAAAACTTATCCT CCTGATTTTTATGTCAGCATAAATCCTTGGAAAGATAATAATACTATCTACATGTCAGTGAGCTTTGACTGTTCTTCATTAAATATACCATTATCGAAAGAAAACAAGTGGCGATGTGCCCACGATTCCAACATGTCAG AATGGCGAACATTATGCTTTGTATTTATGCTGATATTAAGTGGGATTGTCCTAATCGTCATTTTGCTAAATTTGCTGGCGCTGTGCCTTGATACGTTTAGACGCTTCGAACTTTTCGTTATAGGCTACGCTGTGCCAG ggGTATTAGGCACGACTGTTCTGATCCTCTTTCCAACTAAAGTCTCTCCACTCAGTGAGTTTACACA CATTGTCTCCGGCTACTACTTTCTATTGACTTCTTTCCTATCAATGTTTGCATTATCTGGACTAAGCTTTACTATAGATCCGTACGACTACCCGGGCTTTTAA